ACGTGCTGCACCGGCGCGGCAAGTCGGAGGAGGCCGCGGAGCTGCTGCGCGACGTGCTCAGCGACCTCAGCCCCGAGCGCGGCGCCCTGCACGCCGCCGCCGCGCACCGGCTGCTCGGCATCATCGCCGAGGACGCCCGGGACACCGAGTCCGCCGAGGAGCACTACGTCCGCGCGCTCAGCCTGCTGGAACGGGCGGGCGCGGTCGGTGACCTGGCCGACCTGTGCCGCCTCCTCGGCGACCTGCTGCGCCGCACCGGCCGGGTGGAGGCGGCCCTCGACGCCTACCGCACGGGCCTGCGCCACCGCACGGCCCCCGGCACCACCACCCTCGGCCCGGCCCCCGCCCAGCCACCCCTGTGACGGCCCGCCCGACGGTCACCGGGACCGGCGCGCCGGGGACCGGCCCGCCCCCGGACCAGGGGCCCGGCCCCGGTGCGGGCCTGCTCCGGGCCCGTCGCGGATCCGCCCAGCCTCCTCAGAGGCGGATCACGATCTTCCCTCGGGTGCGCCCGCGCTCGGCGTCCGCGTGGGCGTCGGCGATCCGCTCCAGCGGGTAGGTCCGCTCGATACGGGGTGTGTAGCGGCCCTGCCCGCCCAGGTCCGCCGCCGCGGCCAGGAGCGCCGAGTCGTTGACCGCGTTGGCCACCCGGGTGCCGAGGCGCTGCCCGCCCGCGTGGTCGGCGACCGTCGCGACGCGCTCCGGGTCGCCCGCGATGGCGACCAGGTCGTCGAGCGAGCCGGAGGCCGCGGTGTCGAGCACGAGGTCGACGCCGTGCGGAGCGAGCGTGGTGAGGCGCTCCGCGAGGCCGGGGCCGTAGGTGGTGGGAACGGCGCCGAGAGAGGCGAGGAACGCGTGGTTGCGTTCACTGGCCGTCCCGATCACGGCGGCGGCGCCGCGGGCCACGGCGATCTCGACCGCCGCGCTGCCCACGCCCCCGGCGGCGCCCTCGACGAGGAGGGTGCGCCCCGCGAGGGGGCCGAGCGCGGCGAGCCCGCCCAGCGCCGTCACGGAGGCGAGACCCGCGCCCGCGGCCTGCTCGTCGCTCCACGTCGCCGGGGTGTGCGCCCAGGCCGAGAGGACGAACAGCTCGGCGCTCGCGCCGGTGACACCGCCGAGGCCGAAGACCCGGTCGCCGACGCTCACGCCCCGCACCCCGTCGCCGATCTCGTCGACCACCCCGGCGGCGTCGCGGCCGGGGATGCCGGGCAGATCCACCGGGAAGACCTGCCGCAGGGCGCCGGAGCGCAGCTTCCAGTCGATGGGATTGACGCCGGCCGCCGCGACCCTGACCCGGATCTCACCGGGTCCCGGGTGCGGTTCCGGGGCCTGCTCGATCACCAGGTTCTCCGCTCCGCCGTAGGCGTGGAAACGGGCTGCGCGCATGATGGTCTGCCTCACGTCGATGGGCCGGAATGACCTGTTCGTCCCGGCGCTCGCCACTGTAGAACCTGACGTCGACGTGAGATGCAAGCCGCAACCGCCGCTCGCCGGGCCGCCGTGGCCGCCCCGGAGCCCGGGTTGCTAGCCTGAACCTGACGTGAACGTGAGGTATGAGCGGCAAGGGAGTGACCTGCGGCATGCGCATCGGACAGCTCGCCAGGCGGTCGGGGGTCAGCGTGCGGGCCCTGCGCTACTACGAGGAACAGCGGCTCCTGGAGTCGGCGCGGACGCCCGGTGGGCAGCGTGACTACCCCGACGAGGCACTCGAACGGGTCCAGCTCATCCAGGACCTCTACGCGGCCGGCCTCTCCAGCCGTACCGTCGTCGAACTCCTGCCGTGCGTGAGCACCGGAGTCGCCACCCCCGCCATGCTCGATCGGCTCATCGTCGAACGCGACCGCATCGCCGCCCGCATCCAGGACCTGACCCGGGCCGAGACCAGACTCGCCCGCGTCATCGAGAACGTGACCGCGGCGAAGGTGGTGCGGGACTGACCGACCCGTACCGGACGCGGTGGTGGGGCGCCTGTTTCGGCCTCGGGGGCACGGGTACCCGCGTGCGGTCCGGCCGCCCCGAGCACCCGGTGAGGAGGCGGTGGCCGTGCGACCCAGGCACGACCATGGCGAACCCGGCGGCGGGAGGGATCCCGCCGCCGAGGCGATCGCCGGGTGGCTGTGGGGCGCCGCGCCCGCCGAGGTCCCCGAGCGGCTGTGCCTGGCGGCCGTCGGACTGCTGCCGGTGACCGGCGCGAGCGTGTCGCTGTACTCCCGCGGGCTGCCGGTACGCCTCGGCGCGAGCAGCCGGCAGGCCGCCCGGCTCGGCGACCTCCAGGCCACCCTGGGCGACGGCCCCTGCCACACCGCGGCCGCCACCCGCGGGACGGTCCTCGCCGACGATCTGACCCGCGCCCCTGACGCCGCCCGCTGGCCGGTCTTCGCCCAGCAGGCCGTCGACGCGGGCGTGCGGGCCGTCTTCGCGCTGCCGCTCGGGACGGCCGCGGTCTGCGTCGGCACCCTCGACCTCCACCGCGCCGAACCCGGCCGTCTCGACGCGGCCGAACTGCGCACCGCGCGGGTCCTGGCCCAGGTCACGACGGCGGCCCTGACCGGGCTCGCCCGCGACGGCGAGCCCTGGCCGGGCGGCACGCACGTCGAGATCCACCAGGCGACCGGCGTGGTCATGGCGCAGCTCGGCATCTCCGCCGCCCCGGCCCTGGCCAGGCTGCGCGCCCACGCCTTCGCCGAGGACCGCACGATCCTCGACCTGGCCCACGAGGTGATGCGCGGCCGGGTGCGGTTCGACGGGGAGGGGTGAGGGGCGAGCAGGGGCGGGAGCCGGTGAGCGGGCGGAAAGGCGGGCGGAAGAGGCGCCCTCGCGACCACGGGCGCGGGGCGCGGGCAGACGCCGTCACCGCGCCCGCTGTCGTCGTGTCTCGCGCCCGCTGTCGTCGTGTCTCGCGCGCCGGCTGGAACGCCCTGCCGGGCCCGCGCCCCCCCGCTCCCGCTCCCGCGCCCGCGCCCACTCCCGCCGCCCCGCCCGCTCTCAGATCTGCACCCGTCCCTGCTTGCGTACCTCCGCCAGCCGTTGGGCGCCCAGTTGGGCCACCGCGCCCGTCACGTCGGCGGAGACGTCGCCGAGGCCGCCGTCCGTGACGGTGATCGTGTCGTCGCCGACCCGGACCGCGGCGACGTCCAGGGTGAGGACCTGCGCGTCGTCCTGGCCGGCCGGTCCCGTCAGGGTGACGCGCAGGCCCTGGCGGGCGTCGCCGACGTCGGGCAGCTTCGCTTCGGTGACCTCGACGGTGTGGGTGGCGCCGCCCGCGCCCTTGGCGGTGAAGTGGCGGCACCTGCCGGGCAGCGCCTTCAGCCAGGCCAGTGTCCGGTCCACGTCGGCGCGGGGCAGCGCGAGCACCTGGTAGCGGAGCTGGGCCTCGTCCATGGAGTCGTCGAGGCCGATCACCGCGCGGGTGCCGGGCGCCGCGCCGAACAGGTCGTCCGTGTAGAGCGCGTCGAGCAGCCGCCGGCAGTCGGGCGCGTCGGCGGTGGCCTTCAGCATGCTGTCCCGCCAGGTCGCCGCGCCCTGGGTCGGCGTCCAGGGGTCGCCCAGGTCGGCCGGGGTGACGAGGGCGGCGTGCGCCTGCGCGTCGGTGAGGGCGCCCGCGGCCGGGG
The sequence above is a segment of the Streptomyces griseoviridis genome. Coding sequences within it:
- a CDS encoding NADP-dependent oxidoreductase, encoding MRAARFHAYGGAENLVIEQAPEPHPGPGEIRVRVAAAGVNPIDWKLRSGALRQVFPVDLPGIPGRDAAGVVDEIGDGVRGVSVGDRVFGLGGVTGASAELFVLSAWAHTPATWSDEQAAGAGLASVTALGGLAALGPLAGRTLLVEGAAGGVGSAAVEIAVARGAAAVIGTASERNHAFLASLGAVPTTYGPGLAERLTTLAPHGVDLVLDTAASGSLDDLVAIAGDPERVATVADHAGGQRLGTRVANAVNDSALLAAAADLGGQGRYTPRIERTYPLERIADAHADAERGRTRGKIVIRL
- a CDS encoding MerR family transcriptional regulator, whose amino-acid sequence is MRIGQLARRSGVSVRALRYYEEQRLLESARTPGGQRDYPDEALERVQLIQDLYAAGLSSRTVVELLPCVSTGVATPAMLDRLIVERDRIAARIQDLTRAETRLARVIENVTAAKVVRD
- a CDS encoding GAF domain-containing protein gives rise to the protein MRPRHDHGEPGGGRDPAAEAIAGWLWGAAPAEVPERLCLAAVGLLPVTGASVSLYSRGLPVRLGASSRQAARLGDLQATLGDGPCHTAAATRGTVLADDLTRAPDAARWPVFAQQAVDAGVRAVFALPLGTAAVCVGTLDLHRAEPGRLDAAELRTARVLAQVTTAALTGLARDGEPWPGGTHVEIHQATGVVMAQLGISAAPALARLRAHAFAEDRTILDLAHEVMRGRVRFDGEG